The genomic DNA TTCGGGAAGGTGGAGAACACCGACGCCAGTTCAAGGCTGGCTGCCGAACCACGAACCATTTGGTGAGTTTGTTCGAAATCGAAGAACAGGTTGCTGTACAGCGTGTAAACCAACAGTGCACCGCAGAAGGCGCCGGCGATTTGCGCGAGGATATAGAACGGCAGTTTGCGCTTTTCGAAGTCGGCGAAGATCGTCAGGGCGATGCTCACGGCAGGGTTCAGATGCGCACCGGAAACGCCGGCGGTGAGGTAGATCGCCATGCTGACGCCGACGCCCCAGATGATGCTGATTTCCCACAGACCGAAGCTGGCGCCGGCGACCTTGAGCGCGGCGACGCAGCCGGTGCCGAAAAAGATCAGCAGTGCAGTACCCAGAAACTCGGCCATGCATTGGCCCGAGAGCGTTGGTTGCTGTAAAGCAGTTGTCATTGAAAACCTCGATTTTTGTTGTTGTCTGGCGCTCTGCCAACAGGGCAAGGCGCGATTTTCACCAGGGCAGGATCCCCATCCTGATCCCGGTTTACTGCTGGGTGCTGCGATAACCACAATTCTTACATTATTCAGATTCGAAAAAATATAGACAAGAAACAAACCTGTCAAAGGTCGAAAGTGAACCGTCGGTCACAATAAAACTATTGGCGCGGTGAATGATCCTCGGCGAACGACGATTTTCGTCCCGCCGACCTGTCTGCAAGCCACGGGAAACGCGGCGTTGGAATAGAGCCTTTTGTGATCTGATCGCCTAGAATCCTGCGCAGGATTTTTCTGTTACTGCCGAGCCTGGAGCTGCCATGACCCCTGCGTTGAACTTGTTGAAAAAAGTTCGTGCCGAACATCGCGTGCACAGTTACGAACATGACCCGAAGGCCGCGTCCTATGGGCTGGAGGCTGCAGAAAAACTGGCACTTGCGCCGGCTCAGGTGTTCAAGACGCTGCTGGCGGCCAGTGAAAAGGGTGAATTGTTGGTGGCGGTGGTGCCGGTCGTCGGAAGTCTCGATCTCAAAGGTCTGGCGCATGCGGCTGGCGTGAAAAAAGTCGAGATGGCTGATCCGGCGGCTGCTCAGCGCTCCACCGGTTATCTGTTGGGCGGCATCAGCCCTTTGGGCCAGAAGAAGCGCTTGCGCACGTTCATCGATAACTCGGCCCAGGCTTTTGCGACTATTTATGTCAGTGCCGGTCGGCGTGGACTGGAAGTCGAGCTGGCGCCGGCGGTGCTCGCTGAGCACACCCAGGCCAGATTCGCCGACATCGGTCGCGCGTAAGAAAAGCCTGCACTGTATGAAGAAAATTGGCCGATTCTGTCACTGGCGCTGATCCGGCCCGCGCTGCATGCTCTGCCGACGGACTTAGGGAGAAGGTTATGCAGCTCGAGTTTTATCAGGTCGACGCATTCAGTGATCGACCGTTCAGTGGCAATCCCGCGATGGTCTATCGGCTCGATGCATGGCTGGCGGACGAGTTGATGCAGAAAATCGCCGCCGAACACAATCTGGCGGAAACCGCATTTCTGGTGCGTGAAGGTCAGGCCTGGCATATCCGCTGGTTCACGCCGACCACGGAAGTACCGTTGTGCGGCCACGCCACGCTGGCCAGTGCCTACGTGTTGTTCGACATTTACAAGGAAAGCACTGAACGTCTGGATTTCGTCTGCAAGTCCGGGCCGCTGAGTGTCAGTCGAGAGGATGGCCGCTTGTGGCTGGACTTCCCGTCGATGGTGCCATCAGAGATCGGCGTGACCCTGGATGTCGAGCGTGCGCTGGGTGTCGAAGCGGTGGATGTGCTGGGTTCAAATGAACTGTTCGTGGTGCTGGAGTCTGAACAAGCGGTGCTCGACTGTAAGCCGGATATGGTCGCACTGGCCAAGCTGCCGTGGCTGGGAGCGATCGTTACCGCGCGCGGCAACCAGCATGATTTCGTGTCGCGCTACTTCGCTCCGGCCATCGGCATCAATGAAGATCCGGTGACCGGTTCGACCCATTGCAGCCTGATTCCGTATTGGTCGAAGCGCCTGGGCAAATCCAGCCTGACCGCTTGCCAGCGTTCGGCGCGGGGCGGGGAGTTGTTCTGTCGGCTGGAGGGCGAGCGGGTGAAGATTGGCGGGCATGCAACGCTGGTAGCCAGCGGCACCCTGTTATTGGGATAAACCCA from Pseudomonas baetica includes the following:
- a CDS encoding MIP/aquaporin family protein, encoding MTTALQQPTLSGQCMAEFLGTALLIFFGTGCVAALKVAGASFGLWEISIIWGVGVSMAIYLTAGVSGAHLNPAVSIALTIFADFEKRKLPFYILAQIAGAFCGALLVYTLYSNLFFDFEQTHQMVRGSAASLELASVFSTFPNPVLSTAQAFLVEMIITAILMGVIMALTDDNNGLPKGPMAPLLIGLLIAVIGSSMGPLTGFAMNPARDFGPKLMTFFAGWGEISFTGGRDIPYFLIPIFAPIVGACLGAAGYRGLIARHLTGVTPATKDAEPAIDGKPRTS
- a CDS encoding PhzF family phenazine biosynthesis protein; translation: MQLEFYQVDAFSDRPFSGNPAMVYRLDAWLADELMQKIAAEHNLAETAFLVREGQAWHIRWFTPTTEVPLCGHATLASAYVLFDIYKESTERLDFVCKSGPLSVSREDGRLWLDFPSMVPSEIGVTLDVERALGVEAVDVLGSNELFVVLESEQAVLDCKPDMVALAKLPWLGAIVTARGNQHDFVSRYFAPAIGINEDPVTGSTHCSLIPYWSKRLGKSSLTACQRSARGGELFCRLEGERVKIGGHATLVASGTLLLG
- the ybaK gene encoding Cys-tRNA(Pro) deacylase; protein product: MTPALNLLKKVRAEHRVHSYEHDPKAASYGLEAAEKLALAPAQVFKTLLAASEKGELLVAVVPVVGSLDLKGLAHAAGVKKVEMADPAAAQRSTGYLLGGISPLGQKKRLRTFIDNSAQAFATIYVSAGRRGLEVELAPAVLAEHTQARFADIGRA